A genomic segment from Echeneis naucrates chromosome 20, fEcheNa1.1, whole genome shotgun sequence encodes:
- the nck1b gene encoding cytoplasmic protein NCK1 isoform X2, producing the protein MDMANLFKHFFRIGKVKSRKGGMRDTASNSDTDMNADNGERLYDLNLPALVKFSYTAEREDELSLVKGTRVVVMEKCSDGWWRGSNNGRSGWFPSNYVTEDVDGTAGGGGMGGDPVGSLTEKLAAVVNSTTNGNRVLHTVQALYPFSSGNDEELNFEKGEVMEVVEKPENDPEWWKCRKADGQLGLVPKNYVTVLDSMSHKPPAGLAGPPTPDCDYISPSGSGRFAGKEWYYGKVTRHQAEVALNQRGTEGDFLIRDSESSPNDFSISLKAQSKNKHFKVQLKENLYCIGQRKFNSMEELVEHYKKAPIFTSEQGDKLYLIKALAAS; encoded by the exons GAATTGGGAAGGTGAAGAGCAGAAAGGGGGGCATGAGAGACACAGCATCCAACTCTGACACAGACATGAATGCAGATAACGGTGAGCGGCTCTACGACCTCAACCTGCCCGCCTTGGTCAAGTTCAGCTACACAGCGGAGCGCGAGGACGAGCTGTCTCTGGTGAAAGGCACACgggtggtggtgatggagaAGTGCAGCGACGGCTGGTGGCGTGGCAGCAACAATGGACGATCAGGCTGGTTTCCATCCAACTACGTGACAGAGGATGTGGACGGGACGGCAGGGGGAGGGGGAATGGGCGGTGACCCGGTTGGATCGCTAACTGAGAAGCTTGCGGCTGTGGTGAACAGCACCACGAATGGGAACCGGGTGCTGCATACGGTTCAGGCTCTCTACCCTTTCAGCTCAGGCAACGATGAGGAGCTCAACTTTGAAAAAGGGGAGGTGATGGAGGTTGTGGAGAAGCCAGAGAACGATCCAGAGTGGTGGAAGTGCCGCAAAGCGGATGGACAGCTGGGTTTGGTGCCTAAGAACTACGTCACTGTGCTGGACTCCATGTCCCATAAGCCCCCAGCAGGGCTAGCTGGGCCACCTACACCTGACTGTGACTACATCTCTCCTTCAGGCAGTGGGCGGTTCGCAGGAAAGGAGTGGTACTATGGAAAGGTTACACGTCACCAAGCAGAGGTGGCTCTGAACCAGCGAGGCACAGAGGGAGACTTCCTCATCCGAGACAGCGAGTCGTCG CCAAACGACTTCTCCATCTCCCTGAAGGCGCAGAGCAAGAACAAGCATTTCAAAGTTCAGCTGAAGGAAAACCTTTACTGCATTGGACAGCGCAAGTTCAACTCTATGGAAGAGCTTGTTGAACACTACAAAAAAGCCCCCATCTTCACCAGTGAGCAGGGAGACAAACTGTACCTGATCAAGGCCTTGGCTGCCTCCTGA
- the bdh1 gene encoding D-beta-hydroxybutyrate dehydrogenase, mitochondrial: MAPQSALRTALLVFFSVLLTVLLGFGLPALLNAVMRLLGLPESSVSECIVVLYLLFVLCAATPRIPRGSVQVKGKAVLITGCDTGFGHALAKHLHKLGFTVFAGCLLKDKGGDGAKELEEFHSDRMKVVQLDVSSEEQVTQAVEYIKDSLDDPERGLWAVVNNAGVSTFGEVEFTSMDTYKQVSEVNLWGTIRVTKAVLPLIRRAKGRVVNVASMYGRMGNVMRSPYCVSKFGVEAFSDCLRYEMKGWDVKVSIIEPGNFIVATGILTRDIVASTANKLWSEAPSEVKEDYGKAHFEHNMSLMRSYCNSGHKDVASVLDDITDAIVSKRPYSRYNPMEPHWWIRMQLITHLPGAISDLLYF, encoded by the exons ATGGCCCCGCAGTCGGCTCTCCGGACGGCGCTGCTCGTCTTTTTCTCGGTCCTCCTCACCGTCCTGCTGGGCTTCGGGCTGCCTGCTCTGTTGAATGCGGTCATGAGGCTGCTGGGTTTGCCGGAGAGCAGCGTTAGCGAGTGTATAGTGGTgctgtatttattgtttgtgcTGTGTGCTGCGACGCCCCGGATCCCCCGAGGATCGGTGCAG GTGAAGGGGAAAGCTGTGCTCATTACAGGTTGTGACACGGGGTTCGGACACGCTCTTGCCAAACATCTGCACAAACTGGGCTTCACAGTCTTTGCTGGATGTCTCCTGAAG GATAAAGGTGGAGACGGGGCAAAGGAGCTGGAGGAGTTTCACTCTGATCGCATGAAGGTAGTCCAGCTGGATGTCAGCAGTGAGGAGCAGGTGACCCAGGCTGTGGAATATATCAAAGACAGCCTGGATGACCCCGAAAGAg GTCTCTGGGCCGTGGTGAACAATGCGGGTGTTTCAACATTTGGAGAAGTAGAGTTCACCTCCATGGACACCTACAAGCAAGTGTCAGAGGTCAACCTGTGGGGCACCATCAGGGTCACCAAAGCTGTTCTGCCCTTAATCCGCAGGGCCAAAG GCCGTGTGGTGAACGTGGCCAGTATGTATGGGAGGATGGGAAATGTCATGCGGTCCCCTTACTGTGTATCCAAATTCGGCGTTGAAGCTTTTTCTGACTGCCTGCGCTACGAGATGAAGGGCTGGGACGTCAAAGTGTCAATAATCGAACCAGGGAACTTCATCGTGGCCACCGGCATTCTGACCCGCGACATTGTAGCCAGCACGGCCAACAAGCTGTGGAGCGAGGCACCCTCAGAGGTGAAGGAGGATTACGGGAAAGCCCATTTTGAGCACAACATGTCTCTCATGCGTTCTTACTGCAACAGCGGACACAAGGACGTGGCTTCTGTTTTGGATGACATCACTGACGCCATCGTGTCCAAGCGGCCTTACTCGCGCTACAACCCCATGGAGCCACACTGGTGGATCAGAATGCAGCTGATCACCCACCTACCTGGCGCCATATCCGACTTGCTTTATTTCTAA